Proteins encoded by one window of Glycine soja cultivar W05 chromosome 15, ASM419377v2, whole genome shotgun sequence:
- the LOC114388113 gene encoding cinnamoyl-CoA reductase 1-like, with protein MVLNSGWTRRATDEVSSTDVEYCKGRGKWYSMAKMEANRVVWVFNSVEVMVVLPTTCLGLLLQLELNTSFVLLQEQMMGSRETQEYHWLGAMHVKEIVKAYVLLYETPVVASRYLCTNDI; from the coding sequence ATGGTGCTGAACTCGGGGTGGACGAGGCGGGCCACAGATGAGGTGTCGTCGACCGACGTGGAGTATTGTAAGGGAAGGGGGAAGTGGTACTCGATGGCGAAGATGGAGGCAAATAGGGTTGTGTGGGTGTTCAATAGCGTGGAAGTTATGGTGGTTCTCCCGACAACGTGTTTAGGGTTGTTGTTGCAACTAGAGCTCAACACGAGCTTCGTTTTGCTACAGGAGCAAATGATGGGATCGAGGGAGACACAAGAGTATCACTGGTTGGGTGCAATGCATGTGAAGGAGATTGTTAAAGCTTATGTTTTGTTATATGAAACCCCCGTTGTTGCTAGTAGATATCTCTGCACCAATGACATCTAG